A window from Candidatus Rickettsiella viridis encodes these proteins:
- the lspA gene encoding signal peptidase II, translated as MQNRKTSQLSWLWLSALVVVFDYVSKAWMSYWLDSSSIIPVFPCLNFILTHNPGAAFSFLGWADGWQRWLFVAISLGVSLYLMRLLYRGGVSKWVGCAIALIIGGAIGNLYDRLTLGYVVDFIDFCIGYWHFATFNVADMAISIGAIMWVIASYKKSGKK; from the coding sequence ATGCAAAATAGAAAGACAAGCCAACTTTCTTGGCTTTGGTTAAGTGCTTTAGTGGTTGTGTTCGATTATGTCAGTAAGGCATGGATGAGCTATTGGCTAGATTCTTCGAGTATTATTCCGGTATTTCCTTGTTTAAATTTTATTTTGACACACAATCCAGGTGCTGCGTTTAGCTTTTTAGGTTGGGCAGATGGGTGGCAACGTTGGTTATTTGTGGCGATTAGTTTAGGCGTTAGCCTTTATTTAATGCGCTTATTGTATCGTGGTGGGGTTTCTAAATGGGTGGGCTGTGCTATCGCATTGATTATAGGTGGCGCGATCGGTAATCTCTATGATCGTTTAACCTTAGGGTACGTGGTTGATTTTATCGATTTTTGTATTGGCTATTGGCACTTTGCTACGTTTAATGTGGCTGATATGGCTATTTCAATTGGTGCGATTATGTGGGTAATCGCCAGTTATAAGAAGTCCGGAAAAAAATAA